The following proteins come from a genomic window of Denitromonas sp.:
- a CDS encoding nitroreductase family protein — MADRDTLLKILDLARWAPSGDNTQPWRFEIVSDTHIAIHGHDTRDWCVYDFRGHASHIAHGALLETLRIAASGVGLAASWRLRDGTDDLAPIYDVTLAPAAQVAADPLLPYIESRSVQRRPMKTRPLTAEQKLALERAVGDQFVLQFFEPLARRRQVARLLWDSAYLRLSCREAFEVHRRVIEWGARFSDDKIPAQAVGVDAVTEKLMRWVMHSWERVAFFNKYLAGTIAPRVQLDVLPALGCAAHVLMKPVRVPSGFLDYVHAGLAMQRLWLAASAAGLHLQPEMTPVIFRWYARNRAPISADPRINVASERLAQQFEAVCGDSPDAPYAFFCRVGVAPVPASRSLRLKLETLLRSA, encoded by the coding sequence GTGGCTGACCGCGACACCTTGCTCAAGATTCTGGATCTCGCGCGCTGGGCGCCGAGCGGCGACAACACGCAGCCGTGGCGCTTCGAGATCGTCTCTGACACGCATATCGCCATTCATGGGCACGATACCCGCGACTGGTGTGTTTATGACTTCCGTGGCCATGCCAGTCATATCGCCCACGGGGCCCTGCTCGAAACCCTGCGCATCGCCGCCAGTGGCGTCGGCCTGGCGGCCAGCTGGCGCCTCCGCGACGGCACCGATGATCTCGCCCCGATCTACGACGTCACCCTCGCGCCCGCCGCGCAGGTGGCGGCGGACCCCTTGCTGCCGTATATCGAGTCCCGCAGCGTCCAGCGTCGTCCAATGAAAACCCGGCCGCTGACGGCCGAGCAGAAGCTCGCGCTTGAGCGCGCCGTGGGCGACCAGTTTGTGCTGCAGTTTTTTGAACCGCTCGCGCGCCGAAGACAGGTGGCGCGACTGCTTTGGGATAGCGCGTACCTCCGGCTCAGCTGTCGTGAGGCCTTCGAGGTGCACCGGCGGGTCATCGAATGGGGCGCCCGCTTCAGTGACGACAAGATCCCGGCTCAGGCGGTTGGCGTTGACGCCGTGACCGAGAAGCTGATGCGCTGGGTCATGCACAGCTGGGAGCGGGTGGCCTTCTTCAACAAGTACCTGGCCGGGACGATCGCCCCGCGGGTGCAACTCGATGTGCTTCCCGCACTCGGCTGCGCGGCGCATGTCCTGATGAAACCGGTCCGTGTGCCCTCAGGCTTTCTTGACTACGTCCACGCTGGCCTGGCCATGCAGCGCCTGTGGCTGGCCGCGAGCGCAGCGGGCCTTCACCTACAGCCCGAAATGACGCCGGTGATCTTCCGTTGGTATGCGCGCAACCGCGCACCGATTTCAGCCGACCCACGGATCAATGTCGCGTCGGAGCGCCTCGCGCAACAGTTCGAGGCCGTGTGTGGTGACTCGCCGGATGCCCCGTACGCCTTTTTCTGCCGTGTGGGCGTGGCACCGGTTCCGGCTTCCCGTTCGCTGCGGCTCAAGCTTGAGACATTGCTGCGCTCAGCCTGA
- a CDS encoding PEP-CTERM/exosortase system-associated acyltransferase, which yields MSLFDRFNLGAGFSKYFKIEAAATDAVRDEVYRVRHEVYCEELKFEPERPDRRETDAYDAHSLHCLLRGAQAPHPSVGCIRLVLPAPDALAAPLPFETTCAHTIDRRIIDPAKLDRTRIAEVSRLAVRAAYRRRKGEQNVAVALQDEDYEEVGRQPRFPYIPIGLYLGSVALAARNNVDTLFVLTEPRLASHFSKLGVEIKQIGGPVEHRGTRVPSMMDVQSIIKGLRFMVKPIWRVIHDQIEASAPPR from the coding sequence ATGTCACTGTTCGACCGCTTCAATCTGGGTGCCGGCTTCAGCAAATACTTCAAGATCGAAGCGGCGGCAACCGATGCCGTCCGCGACGAGGTCTATCGTGTCCGGCACGAGGTGTACTGCGAAGAGCTCAAGTTCGAGCCGGAGCGCCCCGACCGCCGCGAAACCGACGCCTACGATGCACACAGCCTGCACTGCCTGCTGCGCGGGGCGCAGGCGCCGCATCCATCGGTCGGCTGCATCCGGCTGGTCCTGCCCGCCCCGGACGCGCTGGCCGCCCCGCTGCCCTTCGAGACCACCTGCGCGCACACCATCGACCGACGCATCATCGACCCCGCCAAGCTCGACCGGACACGGATTGCGGAGGTCTCCCGGCTCGCCGTGCGTGCGGCCTACCGGCGACGCAAAGGCGAACAGAACGTAGCCGTGGCCCTGCAGGACGAGGACTACGAGGAGGTCGGGCGGCAGCCGCGCTTCCCCTACATTCCCATCGGGCTGTATCTCGGCTCGGTCGCCCTCGCCGCGCGCAACAATGTCGACACCCTGTTCGTCCTGACCGAGCCGCGCCTGGCCTCGCATTTTTCGAAGCTCGGCGTCGAGATCAAGCAGATCGGCGGGCCGGTCGAGCATCGCGGCACCCGGGTGCCGTCGATGATGGATGTGCAATCGATCATCAAGGGCCTGCGCTTCATGGTCAAACCGATCTGGCGGGTCATTCACGATCAGATCGAGGCCAGCGCGCCACCGCGCTGA
- a CDS encoding ABC transporter permease: MWRNALQRVLQDLKLAARNLLRHRRRSLFALGTVGGGVVAFLLAGGFIQWIFIDMRESTIHSQLGHIQLVRPDFLSGGQADPYRYLIDDTPVDAATAANMPAIQTLAPRLTFGGLLSKGDATVSFIGEGIDPALEAPISRAITVRQGKDLTDSPANSVLLGEGLAASIGAAPGDTVVLLGTTATGGVNAVECQVAGIFTTITKAYDDVVLRAPIGVARSLMRVDGATSWVILLDDTARTDATVTQLRAALPASQFDVVPWSDLADFYNKTVELFTRQVGVVRLLIALIVVLSISNTLTMSVLERTSEIGTAMAIGVKRRGILQQFISEGLLIGVVGGVGGIALGLLLGQVISAIGIPMPPPPGMAHGFTGQIAITPALAFDALVLAIGTTLLASVFPAWKASRMIIVDALRHQR, translated from the coding sequence ATGTGGCGCAACGCCCTTCAACGAGTGCTGCAGGATCTCAAGCTGGCCGCAAGGAATCTCTTGCGTCATCGCCGCCGCTCGTTGTTCGCACTGGGCACGGTCGGCGGCGGCGTGGTGGCCTTCCTGCTGGCCGGCGGATTCATTCAGTGGATTTTCATCGACATGCGCGAATCCACCATCCATTCCCAGCTCGGCCACATCCAGCTGGTCCGCCCCGACTTCCTCTCCGGCGGGCAGGCCGATCCGTACCGCTACCTGATCGACGACACACCGGTCGACGCCGCCACGGCGGCAAACATGCCCGCCATCCAGACCCTGGCGCCGCGGCTGACGTTCGGCGGCCTGCTCAGCAAGGGCGACGCCACCGTCTCGTTCATCGGCGAAGGCATCGACCCCGCGCTCGAGGCGCCCATCAGCCGGGCGATTACGGTTCGTCAAGGCAAGGATCTCACCGACAGCCCCGCCAACTCGGTGCTGCTGGGCGAAGGCCTGGCGGCGAGCATCGGCGCGGCGCCGGGTGACACCGTGGTGCTGCTGGGCACCACCGCCACCGGCGGCGTCAATGCCGTCGAGTGCCAGGTGGCCGGCATTTTCACCACCATCACCAAAGCCTACGATGATGTCGTCCTGCGCGCCCCGATCGGCGTCGCCCGCAGCCTGATGCGTGTTGATGGCGCCACCTCATGGGTCATCCTGCTCGACGACACCGCGCGCACCGACGCAACGGTCACGCAGCTGCGCGCCGCCCTGCCCGCCAGCCAGTTCGACGTGGTGCCCTGGAGCGACCTGGCCGACTTCTACAACAAGACGGTAGAACTGTTCACCCGTCAGGTCGGCGTCGTGCGGCTGCTGATCGCGCTGATCGTGGTGCTGAGCATCTCCAACACGCTGACCATGTCGGTGCTTGAACGCACCAGCGAAATCGGCACCGCCATGGCCATTGGCGTCAAACGCCGCGGCATCCTGCAACAATTCATCTCGGAGGGGTTGCTGATCGGCGTGGTCGGCGGCGTCGGCGGCATCGCGCTGGGCCTGCTGCTGGGGCAGGTCATTTCGGCCATCGGCATCCCCATGCCGCCGCCGCCCGGCATGGCACATGGCTTCACCGGCCAGATCGCGATCACCCCGGCGCTGGCCTTCGACGCGCTGGTACTCGCCATCGGCACCACCTTGCTCGCCAGCGTCTTCCCTGCGTGGAAGGCTTCGCGCATGATCATTGTCGACGCCCTGCGTCACCAGCGCTGA
- a CDS encoding PEP-CTERM sorting domain-containing protein, with product MGEFGALAQTNVDQQNLLQLSNNGQFQLQVPEPASLALLGLGLVGLASVRRRNKA from the coding sequence GTGGGCGAGTTCGGTGCGCTGGCACAGACCAACGTCGATCAGCAGAACCTGCTGCAACTGTCCAACAACGGTCAGTTCCAGCTGCAGGTTCCGGAGCCCGCATCGCTTGCGCTGCTGGGTCTGGGGCTGGTCGGTCTGGCTTCGGTGCGTCGTCGCAACAAGGCCTGA
- a CDS encoding ThiF family adenylyltransferase, whose amino-acid sequence MNGAFDYGAAFSRNIGWVTESEQQALRGKRVAIAGMGGVGGVHLLTLARFGIGAFSIADFDTFDIVNFNRQAGAVVSSLGQPKADVLARMARDINPDLDLTVFGDGVTDSNLDTFLGDADLYVDGLDFFAFSARRATFAACRRLGIPAITAAPLGMGVAFLCFTPESMSFEEYFCLEGCDEDEMALRFLLGLSPAMLQRSYLADASRVNLSEHKGPSTIAACQLCAGVIATEGVKLLLGRGNVSVAPRGYQFDAYRNRFVRTWRPGGNRNPIQRIGLAIARRQLAGMKEARARG is encoded by the coding sequence ATGAATGGGGCATTTGATTATGGTGCGGCATTCTCGAGAAACATCGGCTGGGTCACGGAGTCAGAGCAGCAGGCGCTGCGGGGTAAACGCGTTGCCATCGCCGGGATGGGCGGCGTGGGCGGCGTGCATCTGCTGACCCTCGCGCGCTTTGGTATTGGTGCGTTTTCGATTGCCGATTTCGACACCTTCGATATCGTCAATTTCAACCGGCAGGCGGGGGCCGTGGTGTCGAGCCTCGGCCAGCCCAAGGCCGATGTGCTGGCCCGCATGGCCAGGGACATCAATCCGGATCTGGACCTGACCGTATTTGGCGATGGGGTCACCGACAGCAACCTCGACACCTTCCTCGGCGACGCGGACCTGTATGTGGACGGCCTCGACTTTTTCGCCTTCTCGGCCCGCCGGGCCACCTTTGCCGCCTGTCGCCGCCTGGGTATTCCGGCCATCACCGCTGCGCCGCTGGGTATGGGGGTGGCGTTTCTGTGCTTCACGCCGGAGAGCATGAGCTTCGAAGAGTATTTCTGCCTGGAGGGCTGCGATGAGGACGAAATGGCGTTGCGCTTCTTGCTCGGCCTGTCGCCGGCCATGCTCCAGCGCAGTTATCTGGCAGACGCCTCGCGCGTCAATCTGAGCGAGCACAAGGGGCCGTCGACGATCGCCGCCTGCCAGCTGTGCGCCGGGGTCATCGCCACAGAAGGGGTGAAGCTCTTGCTGGGGCGGGGCAATGTATCGGTGGCCCCGCGGGGCTATCAGTTCGATGCCTACCGCAACCGCTTCGTCCGGACCTGGCGCCCCGGCGGCAATCGCAACCCGATCCAGCGCATTGGCCTGGCCATCGCCCGTCGGCAACTGGCCGGCATGAAGGAGGCGCGCGCCCGTGGCTGA
- a CDS encoding ABC transporter permease yields the protein MLIKLALRNVLRQKVRTGMTLLAIVFGVAGLIVSGGFVADIFVQLGEAIIHSQTGHFQVFKKGYLEQGTRHPERFLIADPVGVVQALESAPQVSGVTSRLSFSGLLNNGKRDLAIVGEGIEPRKEAQLGSYLTITAGRQLDDSDTFGMTVGQGVAQALGLKAGDRVTLVMNTAGGALNTLDMELVGVFQSFSKDFDARTVRIPLQAAQQLMLTNGANLLVVSLHHTDDTDAAYDALRTRLAPGLDIRSWRELSDFFDKTVQLYDRQFGILQLIILAMVLLSVVNSVNMSVFERQAEFGTMLALGNRPPDIFRLLLVENAILGLIGATLGVLIGMAVALGVSAIGIPMPPPPNANLGYVAFIRIVPTTIASAFLIGLVATVLAAIFPARRVASTQIVDALRQGV from the coding sequence ATGCTGATCAAACTCGCTCTCCGCAACGTACTGCGCCAGAAGGTGCGCACCGGCATGACGCTGCTGGCCATCGTCTTCGGCGTCGCCGGCCTGATTGTGTCGGGCGGCTTCGTGGCCGACATCTTTGTCCAGCTCGGCGAGGCGATCATCCACTCGCAGACCGGTCACTTCCAGGTCTTCAAGAAGGGGTATCTCGAACAAGGCACCCGCCATCCCGAGCGCTTCCTGATCGCCGATCCGGTCGGCGTCGTGCAGGCGCTGGAGAGCGCGCCGCAAGTCAGTGGCGTCACATCACGCCTGAGCTTCTCCGGCCTGCTCAACAACGGCAAACGCGACCTGGCCATCGTTGGCGAGGGCATCGAACCGCGCAAGGAAGCGCAGCTGGGCAGCTATCTCACCATCACCGCCGGCCGCCAGCTCGACGACAGCGACACCTTCGGCATGACCGTCGGCCAGGGCGTCGCTCAGGCGCTGGGCCTCAAGGCAGGCGACCGCGTCACGCTGGTCATGAACACCGCCGGTGGCGCGCTGAACACCCTCGACATGGAGCTGGTGGGGGTCTTCCAGAGCTTCTCCAAAGACTTCGACGCCCGCACCGTGCGCATCCCCCTGCAGGCCGCGCAGCAACTGATGCTGACCAACGGCGCCAACCTGCTGGTGGTATCGCTGCACCACACCGACGACACGGACGCCGCCTATGACGCGCTGCGCACGCGCCTTGCGCCGGGGCTCGACATCCGCAGCTGGCGCGAGCTGTCGGATTTCTTCGACAAGACCGTGCAGCTCTACGACCGGCAGTTCGGCATCCTGCAGCTGATCATCCTGGCCATGGTGCTGCTGTCGGTGGTCAATAGCGTCAATATGAGCGTGTTCGAGCGGCAGGCCGAGTTCGGCACCATGCTGGCTCTGGGCAACCGCCCGCCAGACATCTTCCGGCTGCTGCTGGTCGAGAACGCCATCCTGGGCTTGATCGGCGCAACCCTCGGCGTGCTCATCGGCATGGCCGTGGCGCTCGGCGTATCGGCCATCGGCATCCCCATGCCACCCCCACCCAATGCCAACCTGGGCTATGTTGCGTTCATCCGCATCGTCCCCACCACCATCGCCTCGGCATTCCTGATCGGACTTGTTGCCACCGTCCTGGCGGCGATTTTTCCTGCCCGCCGTGTGGCGTCGACACAGATCGTCGACGCCCTGCGCCAGGGCGTCTGA
- a CDS encoding propionate--CoA ligase encodes MEGNNRERIVMTTFKEFHRRSVEDRDGFWRDQAQLIDWHKAPEQICDYSRPPFVKWFKGGETNLCYNAVDRHAAKRPNDKALIYISTETNEEVVYSFAELQREVERMAAIYQDLGVKRGDRVLIYMPMIAEAAFAMLACARIGAIHSVVFGGFASGSLATRIDDAKPVLMVSADAGMRNGKPVPYKHLVDEACKLAEFPPKKVLIVDRGLDKGFPKVAGRDEDYATLRAKHMDAQVPVTWVESSEPSYILYTSGTTGKPKGVQRDTGGYAVALAASMKNIFTGESGETMFATSDIGWVVGHSYIIYGPLLAGMATIMYEGTPLRPDAGIWWQIVEKYKVSVMFSAPTAVRVLKKQDPAFLKKYDLSSLKHLFLAGEPLDETSHEWIMSELGIPVIDNYWQTETGWPILAICRGVEDADIKLGSPAFPVYGYDLRLFREDGSECGANEKGIVGIVPPLPPGCLSTVWGQDERFVSTYFSTFSDPVIYSSSDWGIRDDKGYYTILGRMDDVINVAGHRLGTREIEEAVQAHPAIAEVAVVGVADQLKGQMPMAFAVVKDASTVDTAEKRAALEKEVMKKVDASLGAIARPGRVLFIGGLPKTRSGKLLRRSIQALAEGRDPGDLTTIEDPSSLEQIQAALKA; translated from the coding sequence ATCGAAGGGAATAATAGGGAGAGGATTGTCATGACGACATTCAAGGAGTTTCACCGCCGTTCCGTTGAAGATCGGGACGGTTTCTGGCGCGATCAAGCGCAATTGATTGACTGGCACAAGGCGCCCGAGCAGATCTGCGATTATTCGCGGCCGCCTTTCGTCAAGTGGTTCAAGGGGGGGGAGACCAACCTCTGCTACAACGCCGTAGACCGCCACGCCGCCAAGCGGCCGAACGACAAGGCGCTGATCTACATCTCGACCGAGACCAACGAAGAAGTGGTCTACAGCTTTGCCGAGCTGCAGCGCGAAGTCGAGCGCATGGCGGCAATCTACCAGGACCTCGGCGTCAAGCGCGGCGACCGCGTCCTGATCTACATGCCGATGATTGCCGAAGCGGCTTTCGCCATGCTGGCCTGCGCCCGCATCGGCGCGATCCACTCGGTGGTGTTCGGCGGCTTTGCCTCCGGTTCGCTCGCCACCCGCATCGACGATGCCAAGCCGGTGCTGATGGTCAGCGCCGACGCCGGCATGCGCAACGGCAAGCCGGTGCCCTACAAGCATCTGGTGGACGAAGCCTGCAAGCTGGCCGAGTTCCCGCCCAAAAAGGTGCTGATCGTCGACCGTGGCCTCGACAAGGGCTTCCCCAAGGTCGCCGGTCGCGACGAAGACTACGCCACGCTGCGCGCCAAGCACATGGACGCGCAGGTGCCGGTGACCTGGGTCGAGTCCTCCGAGCCCAGCTACATCCTGTACACCTCCGGCACCACCGGCAAGCCCAAGGGCGTGCAGCGTGACACCGGCGGCTACGCCGTGGCCCTGGCCGCCTCGATGAAGAACATCTTCACCGGTGAGTCCGGCGAGACCATGTTCGCCACCTCCGACATCGGCTGGGTGGTCGGGCACTCCTACATCATCTACGGCCCGCTGCTCGCCGGCATGGCCACCATCATGTACGAAGGCACGCCGCTGCGCCCCGACGCCGGCATCTGGTGGCAGATCGTCGAGAAGTACAAGGTCAGCGTGATGTTCTCGGCGCCGACCGCGGTGCGCGTGCTCAAGAAGCAGGACCCGGCCTTCCTCAAGAAGTACGACCTGTCCTCGCTCAAGCACCTGTTCCTCGCTGGCGAGCCACTCGACGAGACCTCGCACGAGTGGATCATGAGCGAGCTGGGCATCCCGGTCATCGACAACTACTGGCAGACCGAAACCGGCTGGCCGATCCTGGCCATCTGCCGCGGGGTGGAAGATGCCGACATCAAGCTCGGCTCGCCCGCCTTCCCGGTCTATGGCTACGACCTGCGCCTGTTCCGCGAGGACGGCTCCGAGTGCGGCGCCAACGAGAAGGGCATCGTCGGCATCGTGCCGCCGCTGCCGCCGGGCTGCCTGTCCACCGTCTGGGGGCAGGACGAGCGCTTCGTGTCGACCTACTTCAGCACCTTCAGCGATCCGGTCATCTACTCCTCGTCCGACTGGGGTATCCGCGACGACAAGGGCTACTACACCATTCTCGGTCGCATGGACGACGTGATCAACGTCGCCGGGCATCGCCTGGGCACCCGCGAGATCGAAGAGGCGGTGCAGGCCCATCCGGCGATTGCCGAGGTGGCGGTGGTCGGGGTGGCCGATCAGCTCAAGGGCCAGATGCCAATGGCTTTCGCCGTGGTGAAGGACGCCTCGACGGTCGATACCGCAGAGAAGCGTGCCGCGCTCGAGAAGGAAGTGATGAAGAAGGTCGATGCCTCGCTCGGCGCCATTGCGCGCCCGGGCCGGGTGCTGTTCATCGGCGGCCTGCCCAAGACCCGCTCCGGCAAGCTGCTTCGCCGCTCCATCCAGGCGCTGGCCGAAGGCCGTGACCCGGGGGACCTGACCACCATCGAAGACCCGTCTTCGCTGGAGCAGATCCAGGCGGCGCTGAAAGCCTGA